The nucleotide sequence CGGAGAATGAAGGGCTTATTAGTGAAAATCAGGAAAAAAAACGTAAATTTCTGGATAAAATTTCTTTTTATACAAATAAGGTTCATTTTAATAACCTTAAGAATTACAACAAGCTTCTGAAAATCAAAAAGGGCTATCTTTATCATAATCATCCGGATCACAGATATCTCGAATCCATAACAGAAAATATGTATAATTTTTCTGTAGATATACAGAAATCCAGAAAATATGTAGTAAATCAAATCAACGACAAAATTTCGGAGTTTTATAATAATGTTCCCGGTAAAATTGAAAACTTTTATTTTATATACGAACCGGCTCCGGTTGACATTGATAAGATTAATGAAGAGATAACAAAGAAAAGAGTTTTAAGCGGAGCTCATCTGGACAGAATTTATGTCTTTTACAACGGAAAAAAGTACGAATCATTTGCAAGTTTCGGACAGAGGAAAACGTTTGCTCTTTGCTCACTATTCACTTCTGTTTTAATAGTTGAAGAATTTTTAAATAGTGGTATAATAATCATTTTAGACGATCTTGAGGTTGGTTTGGATAGTTCCAGAATAAATTTTTTCAAGGGATTACTTGGAAAAAACCAGACATTCATTACAGGTGTTAGTAAAAGGTATTTCAAAGACGCAAAAAACATTGCTTTATAAATAATATGTTCCACATATTTATCAGCCTGTTAGGCTGGTGTTAAACAATTACGGGCGGGTGATATATTTTTGCCCGCGGGGGATATAATGGAATTAAATAAGGATTACAGCGAAGCCAGTATTAAGGTTCTGGAAGGTCTCGATCCGGTTAGACAGAGGCCGGGAATGTATATTGGTTCCACCAATACAAAAGGGCTTCATCATTTGGTTTTTGAAGTTATTGATAACTCTATAGATGAAGCTATGGCCGGATTTTGCAGTAAAATTTCTGTCACTCTGCATATTGACGGCAGTATTACCATTGAAGACGATGGAAGAGGTATTCCTGTGGGAAATCATCCGGTTGCAGGAAAGCCTACAGTGGAAGTTGTAATGACTACACTTCACTCCGGAGGAAAGTTTAACTCAGGTGCATATTATGCTTCCGGCGGACTTCACGGGGTTGGGGTTTCTGTTGTTAATGCACTGTCTGAGTTTTTGGAAGTAACGGTGAGGAGAAACGGCGGGATATACTACCAAAAGTATGAAAGAGGTAAACCTGTTTGTGAGTTTGATAAAATTGGGAAAACAAGCAAAAGCGGTACAAAAATTACATTTAAAGCGGATCCTCAGATTTTTGAAACAACAGAATTTTCTTATGAAACACTCGCCCGCAGATTCAGAGAACTTGCTTTTTTAAACAGCGGTGTGGAGATTTCAATATCTGACGAAAAGGACGATAAATCAAAGACCTTCTTTGCAGAAGGTGGAATTGTCAGTTATGTAAAGTTTCTTAACAAAAGCAAGGGGCTTCTTATAGACGAGCCTGTTTATATTCAGGGGAAATATGAAGACATCCTCGTGGAAATTTCACTTTTATATAATGATTCATATAATGAAGCAATTTATTCTTTTGTAAATAATATACATACTGACGGCGGCGGAACTCATGAGGCTGGCTTTAAAGCAGCTTATACGAAAATTTTTAACTCATTTGTAAATAAACACGGCCTCCTTAAAGAAAAATTTAATCTAACCGGTGATGATATAAGGGAAGGAATTTCGGCTATCTTGTCAGTTAAAATGAACGAACCTGTTTTTGAGGGACAAACCAAAGGTAAGTTAGGCTCCTCTAAAGCTAAAACTGCTGTTGAAAATGTTATGTATAATTATCTCACAGATTATTTGGAAGAAAATCCGTCTATTGTAAAAAGGATACTTGATAAAGCCATACAGGCATTCAGGGCAAGAGAGGCCGCAAGAAAAGCCAAAGAACTGACAAGAAGAAAAAATGCTCTTGAAGTTTCAACTTTGCCTGGTAAACTTGCTGACTGCCAGGAAAAGGATCCTTCCAAATCTGAAATTTTTATAGTTGAGGGCGATTCGGCAGGGGGCTCTGCAAAACAGTGCAGGCATAGGAAATTTCAGGCTATTTTACCGCTTAAGGGTAAAATCCTGAATGTGGAAAAGGCCAGATATGATAAAATTTTGTCTAACAATGAAATAAAGAGTATTATTACAGCCCTTGGAACAGGTATCAGTAAAAATGATTTTAATATTGAAAAATTACGATATCATAAAATTATTATAATGACTGATGCTGATGTGGACGGAGCTCACATTACAACACTTCTGCTTACTTATTTTTTCAGGTATATGAGACAGATAATTGAAAGGGGTTATTTATATATAGCCAAACCCCCTCTTTATAAAATCAAAAAAGGTAAAATGGAAAGATATATTCACGATGAAGAGGAAATGGAAGATTTTCTTCTGGATTCAGGCTTGGTGGATATTGAAATTGACGAACTTCCCGAACACAGATATAAAGAGGTTTTTAAAAATATACTGGCATACGATGATCTTTTAAATAAGTTTGCACGTAAAGGTTTATACCGTCCTTTGATGTCCGAACTGGCTGTTTATGAGGGATTAAATGCCTCTAATTTTTCCCAGGAAGGTTTCATAGAGGATCTCTTTCAGTATCTAAAAGATAAGGGTGCTTTTGAGCATTATAAAAACACGGAAATTGAATATAATTATGAGTTTGACAGATACAATATTGTAGTGGAAAGCGAAACAAAGCGTTTTGTATTTAATACTGAGTTTATGAGCACTCCTGAGTTTAAAGAATTGAGAAGGCTTGGAGTGTTCGTAAGTGAGCTTGGAAGCAAACCTTATAAGGTAAAAGTTAACGGTGACGTAAAAACTTTTGATAATGTAAAAGAGCTTATAACCTTTATTGAGGAGAGAGGGAAAAAAGGACTTTCTATTCAGCGTTATAAGGGTCTTGGCGAGATGAATCCTGAGCAGCTTTGGGAAACGACTGTGGATCCAGAGCGGAGATCCCTTTATCAGGTAAAAATTGAAGATGCTGAAGCTGCAGATGAACTTTTTTCATTGCTGATGGGGGATATTGTTGCACCAAGAAGGGAATTTATCGAAGAAAATGCTCTGAAAGCTAAAAATATAGATATTTAACATGGGTGAAAAATGAAAAAAAAGGGGATTATAGAGCTTAGTATAGAAGACTCTATTAAAGAAAGTTATCTCGACTATGCAATGAGCGTGATTGTCGGCAGAGCTCTGCCTGATGTGAGGGACGGACTAAAACCTGTTCACAGAAGAGTTCTCTATGCAATGAATGAAATGGGCATAGTTCATAATAAGCCGTATAAAAAATCTGCAAGGATTGTTGGTGATGTTATCGGGAAATATCATCCTCACGGAGATGCGGCAGTGTATGATACAGCTGTCCGAATGGCACAGGATTTTTCAATGCGCTATCCGCTTATTGATGGTCAGGGCAACTTTGGCTCAATAGACGGTGATTCCCCTGCTGCAATGAGATATACAGAGATAAGAATGGCCAGGATTGCAGAGGAAATGCTGGCAGATCTTGATAAGAATACTATTGATTTTATCGATAATTATGACGGCTCTCTCAGTGAGCCCGTTGTTCTACCCACAAAAATTCCTAATTTGCTGGTTAACGGAGGCAGCGGGATTGCTGTGGGGATGGCCACAAATATTCCACCTCATAACCTGACAGAGGTAATCGATGCATTGCAGTATATGCTTAAAAATGATGATTACACTGCTGAGGACGTTCTTACATTTATAAAAGGCCCGGATTTTCCCACAGCAGGCATTATAATGGGTAAATCAGATATTAAAAATGCATACTTGACAGGTCGATCATCCATAAAAGTCAGAGCACGTACAAATATTGAAGAAGCAAAAAGCGGTAAAGAGAAAATAATAGTTACCGAACTTCCTTACCAGGTGAATAAGGCTAATCTTATAGAAAAGATTGCAGAACTTGTCAGAGATAAGAAAATTACCGGCATTACGGACTTAAGGGATGAGTCCGATAGAGATGGTATCAGAGTAGTTATAGAAATTAAAAAAGGTGACCACCCTGATATTGTTTTAAACCAGCTTTACAAATATACACAAATGGAAACGTCTTTTGGTATTAATATGGTGGCACTTGTTGAGGGTAAGCCGAAAACGTTTTCTCTTCTGAGAATATTGGAAGAATTTATCAAGCACAGAGTTGTTGTGGTTACCAGAAGAACCGAATACCTTCTTAAAAACGCAGAAAATCGCCTGCATATTCTTGAAGGGTTGAAAACTGCCGTTGAATATATTGATGAAGTTATAAAAATTATTCGCGGCTCTGCTGACGGAAAGGATGCAAAATCAAGACTAATCGAGCGTTTTAATTTTAGTGATACGCAGTCTCAGGCTATTCTGGATATGAGACTCCAGAAGCTTACCGGTCTTGAAATTGAAAAGCTTGAGGATGAATATAGAAATATTTTGCAAAATATAGAGTACTTCAAAAATATTCTCACCAATAAAAATGTTCTGAAAGATGTTATTTATGAAGAAATGTCAGAGATTAAGGAGAAATACGGCGATAAAAGAAAAACCGAAATATCTGCATCTTCTGAAGAGATTAATATTGAGGATCTTATTCCTGATGATGAAGCTGTCGTTACTATCACACACAATGGATATATAAAAAGAACACCTCTTAACTCTTTTTCCGCACAAAAACGCGGTGGAAAAGGCAAATCCGGTGCGCTGAGCAAAGGTGACGATTTTATTGAGCGGCTTATCGTTTCCTCTAACCACTCCAAGCTGATGTTTTTTACTAATATGGGTCGAATTTATTTTCTTAAAGTTTACGAGCTTCCCGAATCTGCTCCCGGAACCCGCGGCAGACATGTTTCAAATTTCATACACTTTTCCGATAATGAATTCATTGCTTCTGTGCTTTCTGTTTCAGATAATGTTGAGGAGAAGGATATTGTATTCGGTACTAAAAAGGGACTTGTAAAGCGTTCTCCCGTAAGTCTTTTTAAAAGCGGCAGAAGTGGAATAATAGCAATAAAGTTAAGGGATGGAGATGAAATTGTTTCCACTGATTTTGTTGCTGATGATGATAATATCTTAATTGCCACAAAAAACGGTAAAGCTATACACTTCTCAGCTAAGGACATCAGATCGATGGGAAGAAATGCAACCGGTGTAAAAGGTATTGATTTGGCAAAGAATGATGAAGTGGTTTCAATGGAGATTGCATCCGGTGCACCTTATCTGCTTACAGTGACTGAAAACGGTTACGGAAAATGCACACCTGTTAATGAGTACAGATTACAATCAAGGGGCGGCAAGGGTATTAAATTGTCAAAAGTTACTTCAAAAACGGGAAAGATATGCGGTGCAAAACAGGTCAGACAAAGCGATGATGTAATGCTTATTATAAAAAGCGGTAAAATAATTCGCATAGGGGTATCTCAGATATCTGTATTGAGCCGTAATACTCAGGGTGTAACACTTATGAATACGGGAGATGATTATATAGTTTCTTTTGCTGTGGTTAAGGAGGTATAGATGTCCAAACTGCTTGATGGCAGGGCCTTATCAAATAAATTTAAGGACAGTTTCAGGGAGCAGGTGCCTTCTCTTAGAAAGCGTTTTGGTAGAATACCCGGCATTGCTGTGATTTTGGTTGGTGAAGATTATGCCAGCAATTTATATGTGGGAATGAAAGAAAAGGCATGTTTGGATGTTGGTTTCAAATCAGTTGTAAAGAGACTGGATTCTTCTGTAACTACTAAAGAATTGCTCAGGCTCATTGAGGAATATAACAACGATGAGAGTATAGATGGAATACTCGTCCAGCTTCCTTTACCCGATCATATTGATGAAGAAAATGTTCTTTTGGCTATAGACCCTGCTAAGGATGTGGACGGATTTCATCCTTATAATGTTGGGTTACTGAATATCGGTTCTGACACACTGTTTCCATGTACTCCTTACGGTGTTATTAAAATACTTCAGGAGTATGATATAAATCCTGACGGGAAACATGCTGTTGTGGTTGGTGCCAGTAATATAGTTGGTAAACCAATGGCTTCTCTGTTGCTGAGAAAAAATGCCACAGTCACTATCTGTCATATTAGAACTAAAAATATGTGTGAGATTACAAATCAGGCAGATATACTTGTTGCTGCCGCAGGTAAAGCACACCTTATTACTTCAGAGTTTGTCAAAGATGGCGCTGTAGTTGTGGATGTGGGGATGAACCGGCTAAATGGTAAGATAATAGGAGATGTCGATTTTGAAGGCGTAAGCTCAAAAGCGTCCTATATTACTCCTGTGCCGGGTGGCGTTGGTCCTATGACAATTACAATGTTATTGTATAATACACTGAAATCATTTAAAATACGTATGAATGCATAATGGAGACTATTGTAGCACCAATTACCCCTCTTGTTACTTCGGCAGTTATTATCCTTAGAGTTTCAGGCGAAAAAGCTTTTGACTGTGTTGATAATCTTATATTACCCGGTGGCAGGCACTTAGAGAGAGGTAATATAAAATTTAGACATGTTTATACAGGCAGTTTTATAGATTCAGACGGTTCTGTGCTGGATGAAGTTGTTTTTTATTTTTTCAAATCGCCTGCTTCGTATACGGGTGAGAATGTCCTGGAAATTTCTTTTCATGGTAATCCTCAAATTGTCCGCAAGGCTCTTTCTGTAATATATGAGAAAGGTATAAGAGCAGCGGAACCCGGAGAATTCACAAAGCGTGCGTTTCTTAACGGCAAACTTGATCTAACCCAGGCAGAATCTGTTGCCAGTTTAATTGAAAGTAAAACGGATAAAGGTATTTATTATTCTTTCAGACAGCTGAAGGGGTCCCTGTCAAAAAAAGTTATTGATATTAAAAATTCACTTGTGGATATAAGCAGTGTAATTGAGGCGTATGTTGATTTTCCCGAAGATGATTTATCGGATCATGATGTTGATTTTGTAACTCAAAAACTTTCTGATGTACTTGATGATATTTCAAAACTTATAGAGTCATATAAAAAGCACAGATATCAGAGAGAAGGTTTAAAAATCGTTATCGTCGGCAAGCCAAATGTTGGGAAATCTTCTTTGTTAAACAGTCTGCTTGAGGAGGAGCGTGCGATTGTTTCTGAGATACCCGGAACAACAAGGGATTTTATTGAGGAAGTTATCAGCATAAAGGGGATTCCGGTAAGATTGATGGATACAGCAGGTCTGAGGGGAGACGGCGATGTAATTGAGAGCAGAGGTATAGAAAAGGCTCGTGATAAAATTGAAGATGCCGATATTGTTTTGGTGGTTATTGACCTTTCTAATGAAATTGACGCTGAAGACAGAAAAATTCTTGAGATGACTGAGAATAAAAACCGTATTGTTTTAGGCAACAAAGATGATTTGGCCAATGATGTGTCCGGTTCTGCAAAATCTCTTATCGAATTATCTGTATCTGCAAAATACAGAACCAATTTTAAGCTGTTAGAGGATATGATTTATAGCAGAGTATGTTCTGATGACTCTGAACTGTATGCCGGTGAAATTATTACTACAGAAAGACATGTGGCTTTACTTAAAAATCTTTATGATATTTTAATCTCCGTTAAGGATAAAATTATTTCTGAGCATCTGGATTTGATATCCATAGATATGGGGATGGCTCTGGATATTGTTTCTGAATTTACCGGGGAGAAATATACCGAGGAAATTCTGGATAATATATTTGAGAAGTTCTGCCTTGGCAAATAATTCAATAATGTTTCACGTGAAACATTATTGAATTATTCAACTTCCAGAAAATAAACATTTATACCGGTAATACTTAATTCGTGCAAAGAAGTTGTTTAGAGTTGGATCTGTTGAATCCTTCACAACAGCACGCCTAACAACAACTGACGCCTGGTAAGTTTGCGCCATTATTGAATCTGTATTTGTGTTGAATTTTACATATTCGCTCCAGACTAATAATTATATTGAATAGTAAAGTTACTATTAAATTATCTCTAACGCCTTTTATTGCCATAGTGTTTATAGATATTAGGGTAAATATTTAAAAGCATCCCAATGGTAAAAAGTCTGAATTTCTGTTTTCAATTTTATAAATTATATATTATATATGTCTGATCCAAAAGAGGTGAATGGAATGGTGATGAATGAAGCATGTTATGATGTAATTGTTGTCGGAGCTGGACATGCAGGCTGTGAAGCAGCCTTGGCTGCCTCCCGCATGGGAGCTAAAACGTTATTGTTAACAATATATATGGAAACGATAGCCCAAATGAGCTGTAATCCTGCTATTGGTGGACTGGCAAAAGGTAATCTGGTAAGGGATCTGGATGCACTGGGCGGTGAAATGGCAAAATGCATTGATAATACTGGTATACAGTTTCGCGTGCTTAATACTAAAAAAGGCCCTGCAGTCAGAAGCTCACGGGCACAGGCTGATAAGGCAAAATATAGGGAGTATATGACGGAAATATTAACCACAACACCTCTGCTGGATGTTAAACAGGGCGCTGTTGTTGATATTCTGGCTGAGAACTTCGGTGTAAAAGGTGTTGTGACAGATTATGGGCAAATTTTTTATTCTCAGCGAGTTATTCTGTGCACAGGTACTTTTTTAAACGGTTTGATTCATATAGGTGAAAAAAGATATAAAGCCGGAAGAGCCAATGAATTCTCCTCAGAGCTGCTTGTAAATTCACTTAAAGGTTATGGATTCAATTTCGAAAGACTTAAAACTGGAACGCCTGCAAGGCTTCATGAGTCATCAATTGATTTTAACAGTTTTGAGGAACAAAAGGGGGACAGTAATCCTTCCTTCTTTTCATTTGAAACCGATGACCATATACTGCCGCAACGATCCTGCTATATCGCTTTTACTAATGAGAATACTCACCAAATAATCAGTGATAATATGCACAGGTCACCTTTATATGCCGGGGTAATTACTGGGATAGGCCCGCGCTACTGTCCATCTATTGAGGATAAAGTGAAGAAGTTCCCTGAGAAAAGCCGGCATCAGATTTTTCTTGAGCCAGAGGGTTTACAGAGTAAAGAATACTATGCTAATGGGCTTTCGTCATCTTTGCCCATTGATGTGCAGCTAAAATTATACAGAAGTATAAAAGGGTTGGAAAGGGCTGAATTCACGCGTCCGGCCTATGCTATTGAGTATGATTTTGTGCAACCCACTGCACTGCGTCTTACACTTGAAACAAAGAAGTTAAATGGCCTGTATTTTGCCGGGCAGATTAACGGTACTACGGGTTATGAAGAGGCAGCAGTTCAGGGATATATTGCAGCTGTAAATGCCGTTCTCAGCTACGATAACAGGGAATTTATCCTGAACCGGGATGAAAGTTATATAGGAGTTATGATAGATGATTTAGTAACAAAAGGAGTTGATGAGCCTTACCGTGTTTTTCACTCCAGGGGGGAATTCAGGCTGTTGCTGCGTGAGGACAATGCTGAGTACAGACTGCTGGAAAAAGGATATAATCTTGGACTTGTCAGCAAAAGAAGGTATGAACGGTTCGTAAAGGAGAAGGAGCAGTTAAATTCGCTAATTCAAAAACTGCAAAATGTAATGCTTAAGCCTGACGGCAGTACAAAATCATATTTTCTTGAGAAAAACATAAACTTAAACAACCCCGTATCTTTATATAATTTTTTAAAAAGACCTGAAGTGAAAATTGGTGATATTGGCGACTTTCTTGTAGAGGATTATCCTGAAGATGTGAAAAAGGAAGCCGAGATTACTATAAAATACGAAGGTTATATAAAAAAGCAGCAGGATGAGGTTAATAAGTTCAGGAAGATTGAGAATGTGAAGATACCAGAGAGTATAAATTATTCCAATATAAAAGGTTTAAGAGCAGAATATGTTGAAAAGCTGAACAGGGTAAAGCCGGCAACACTGGGACAGGCAAGCAGAATAAAGGGTATTACCCCTTCCGCACTATCACTTTTGCATATCCATATTGAAAAGATGGTAAAGGGAAATGGATCTAAATAAGTGGATATCTGTTGATACAACAATAGAAAATAAACTTCATATTATTTATGAGAAACATATGAACTCTGTCCACAATCTTACTTCAATAAAAGATAAGGAAGAGTTTTTTGTTAAGCACTATTTGGACAGCATCTATATTTTTAACATATATGATTTTCAGTTCAAAACAGTTATGGATGTGGGAAGTGGAGGTGGATTCCCTGGAGTTGTAATAGCGCTGTTTTACCCGGAGTCTACTGTTTATCTTGTTGAAAGTATTCGTAAAAAATGCGATTTTTTGGTAGAATTGGTGAGGGATGTACAGTTGAAAAATGTTGAGGTGATAAACAGCAGAGTGGAAAATCTAAAAGAGCCGTCATGTGATCTGATAGTTTCCCGAGGAGTAGGGAAAATAAAAAATATACTCAATTGGACAACGGGTGTTTCACGTGAAACATCATGCTGGCTCTTTTACAAAGGCGAAAATGTCTTTGAAGAAATAAAGGATGCTAATAAGCTGCTTAAGAAAAAAAACATGAGGTTCGAAAATGTCAGAGTGGAAAATCCGTTTAAGAGGACTTATACCATTATTAATTATATTTAGCTTTCTTTTTAGCTGTGCAAAAAAGAATGATGTGATTGCACCCCCGGGGGGAGCATCTTTTTCTGTTGACTACTTTATTACTAAAGCACCAGAGCCGAATGATGAGACAAAGTTGATTAATATAATTAGGGGCAACTATAAAGCTGAAATGAAAAATAAGGCCAAGATACTACTCGGAGGTTATTATTATAAGCAGGGAGAGGATGAAAACAGCCTGTTGAATTTAGAAAATACCGTACCTACAGATAACCAGGGGCTGAACAATGCGACATATCTTTGGCTGGCATCCCTGTATAAATTTTTCGGGAATGAAACAAAGATGAACAGCATCCTTGCCAAAATTAAAAAACCCGGAGAGATAGCCAGTTATATAATCGGACAAACATGTGAGAAAGGAAAAGCATATTGTATTAAGCGTGCTGATATACCCGTTTCCATGGAGAAAGAGAAAACAGAACAAAAAACTGAAAGCAAAGAAACAGTGAAGCAGGTGGAAGAAAAAAAGGCAAATATTGTTAAAGAAAAACAACCGAAAAGAGAAAAATTGAAAATCATTGCCCTAAACGGCAATTTTGATAACCCGGCATTTAAAGGGATGCTTTTGGCAGCAAGCCGGGACAACAGGACAGAGATAATAAGCATGGAAAATCAGACGAAAAATATTGCTGCAGTTGATGTGGAGAATCTCAGTGTCGTGGCAGGAGAAGAGATAAGTTTTAAAATAGACTATCAAAGTGCAATCGATGAGCTCCTCCATGACACGGATTTCAGCGGATGTAAAGAGGTTGTGATTGGTGTAAACGACAGGTTTGTTAGGGCAGGAGAATATACCAAACAGCGGCTGATGAAATTTTATGACAATGTCAGCATCAGCAACTATGAGACGGAAAGTTTTAAACATTTATATGAGAAGCCGGATAATGAAACTGTGACAACGAGATGTTTCGTTGGAATCGGAAGAGAAGAGTCTATGACTTCGTTTGTTCCGCTGGCTCGGTTTGTTTCCCCTGACAACAATGAAACTGAAATATTTCTTGTTACGGATATGTACACAGGAATGTATAAAGATGAAAATTTTATCGGTTATTTTGGGGATGTGAACATCTATACATATGTTGATACGGTGTATAATGAAGAAAGCAGAACATTTAAGAGAAAATATGAAGAAATATACGGCAAAGAACCCTCTTTTCAGGCATATATAGGCTATGATATGATTCAGTATCTTGAAACCAAATTTTTGAACAGTAAAGACAACTTATATGTGAGCTCTATAAACCATATTCAGTTGCCTGTGGTTGAAAGATTTGTGCATAAAATAAGAATCGATTATAACCATAACACGAGGTTTTTGTTTATGCCGGACGGCAAGCAGATTCCGCTGCTGTCAATTCCGGCTGAATAACAATGTAAGCCGTAAGATCGGTCAATTGTATAATAATTAAATGATTCAAAGTTCACAATTTAAAGGTGGTAACTTTCTTAATAAATTTTACCGGCTAATCAGCGATCAGCCGGCAGTTATTGAGCGACCGAAATGATCATTTAAGAAACTATCTGATTTTGCCAACAGCATCGATAAATTATTTGACCATTTTGATTTCATAAGATGTCGAGCCCAGCCCGATTTTCTCAGCATGTTTTAATTGTATTATTGGGTCAATTTCCTCGTAAATTTTTCCAAAAGGATCAATACCGTCCGGAGAGTGTTTAGCGACCAAATCAAAAGAAGCTTTATCTATTGCCACAGGGTCAGTTGAAGCGAGGAAGCCCAGATCAGGACAGACCGGTGTGTCATTAGCCGGGAAACAGTCGCAAGTCGGTGCGACATCAGTAATAAAATTTAGGTATACTATCTTATTTTCAAAATGATCATGAATTGCTTTTGCATATTCAGCCATTTTCCGTTGAGTATTGTCTGAGCTTTCGTTCCAGTCTATTCCAATCGCACTTTCAGGGCAAACGGCCACGCATCGGGTACAACCGGTACATGCTTCAGTTATTTCCGCCTTGGGTCCGAAAACAATAGCATCAGCAGCACAGTTAGCTGCACAAAGCCCGCAGGAGGTACATTTTTCTTTATGTACAACAGGCTTGGAGATGGAGTGCATAATCAATTTACCCTGGCGGCTGGCACACCCCATGGAAATATTTTTTACAGCACCGCCTATTCCTGTCAACTCATGCCCTTTAAAGTGCGAAACTACAACCATGGCATCAGCATTATAAATATCCGATGCAATTTTAACATGGTCAAGCAGTTCTCCATCTACAGGGATATCAAGTGAATTTTCCCCCCTTAGACCGTCAGCTATAATAACAGGTATCTGAAAGGTTGAATAGTTGAAACCGTTAAGAAAAGCATTGTGCAGGTGGTCGACTGTGTTTGTCCTCATTCCTACATAAAGTGTGTTTGTATCTGCCAAAAACGGATTGCATTTCAACTGCTTAAGTTTTTCTATAACAGGCCTGAGATAGACCGGCTTTAAAAATGCTGTGTTACCGTATTCTCCAAAATGAGTTTTTACCGCAACAAGTTGTTTGCTGCCGTATTTTGATTTGGGGTCACATTTATTGAGAAGTCTTGTTATTTTACTCAACGGAGACTGCAGGCCTTTATTTTGCATTGTAGAATAAAAAACTTTTGATGACATTATCTGCCTCCTTATGTTAACATATTATCAGTATAGAATATTTTGGAGGTGAAATCAATGGGACTTAAAAATCTGTTTGAAAAAAGATATAGTGTAAGATCATTTCAACCAAAACAGATTGAAAAGGATACAGTTATAAGAATACTGGAAAAAGCAAGGCTTGCTCCCAGTGCAGTTAATTATCAGCCGTGGAAAATTTATATAGTATCCCAAGGAGAAACCAGAGCAGAAATTAACAGTGCATATCCGAAAAAATGGTTTGAAAATGCACCACATGTGGCAGTGTTTACAGGTTTAAAAGGGCAAAACTGGAAGCGGCAGGATGGAAAAGATTATCTGATGTGTGATGTTACTATTGTCACAGATTATTTTGTCCTTGCTGCAACCGAAGAGGGGCTTGGTACCTGCTATGT is from Flexistipes sinusarabici DSM 4947 and encodes:
- a CDS encoding nitroreductase family protein, whose translation is MGLKNLFEKRYSVRSFQPKQIEKDTVIRILEKARLAPSAVNYQPWKIYIVSQGETRAEINSAYPKKWFENAPHVAVFTGLKGQNWKRQDGKDYLMCDVTIVTDYFVLAATEEGLGTCYVGAFDAGIVADALKLKDEDPILMVPFGYISEDAKFKVKKRKSVDEIAVWL